One genomic window of Columba livia isolate bColLiv1 breed racing homer chromosome 9, bColLiv1.pat.W.v2, whole genome shotgun sequence includes the following:
- the SFT2D3 gene encoding vesicle transport protein SFT2C, whose translation MADLGRQLQEYLAQSKAAAAAGSSAAPAPPPTGCSQEEAASGGGLGAWLGPLNPFPPGRGSSQAAAAAAPGSGWPWAAEPDPCLPGLSRWQRLVGSGLCLLLAALCFGLAALYAPLLLLRARKFALLWSLGSLCALGAAALLRGPARLLREPSRGSLVYLGALGGTLYAALGLRSGVLTALGAAVQLGAAAAALLAALPGGAAGLRRLGGLLSAALRRRGKALPV comes from the coding sequence atgGCGGACCTGGGCCGGCAGCTGCAGGAGTACCTGGCGCAGTCCAaggccgctgccgccgccggctccagcgccgcccccgcgccGCCACCCACCGGCTGCTCGCAGGAGGAAGCGGCGAGCGGCGGCGGCCTGGGGGCCTGGCTGGGCCCGCTGAACCCCTTCCCGCCGGGCCGCGGCTCCTCccaggcggcggcggcggccgctccCGGGTCGGGCTGGCCGTGGGCGGCCGAGCCGGACCCCTGCCTGCCGGGTCTGTCGCGCTGGCAGCGGCTGGTGGGGAGCgggctgtgcctgctgctggcCGCGCTCTGCTTCGGGCTGGCCGCGCTGTACgcgccgctgctgctgctccgcgCCCGCAAGTTCGCGCTGCTCTGGTCCCTGGGCTCGCTGTGCGCCCTGGGCGCGGCCGCGCTGCTGCGGGGACCCGCCCGCCTGCTGCGGGAGCCCAGCCGCGGCAGCCTGGTGTACCTGGGCGCGCTGGGCGGCACGCTGTACGCGGCGCTGGGGCTGCGCAGCGGCGTCCTGACAGCGCTGGGCGCCGCCGTGCAGCtgggcgccgccgccgccgcgctgctggccgcgctgcccgggggCGCCGCCGGCCTGCGCCGCCTGGGCGGGCTCCTGAGCGCCGCGCTGCGCCGCCGCGGCAAAGCGCTGCCGGTGTGA